A single Marinitoga aeolica DNA region contains:
- the cheD gene encoding chemoreceptor glutamine deamidase/glutamate methylesterase CheD produces the protein MKKIIGIGEYASSKSPDILITLGLGSCVGVCIWDKNKKVGGLIHVMLPNSPNGNVPKPGKYADLGIPLLIEDLKKLGGSNFTAKIFGGAAMFKGSSMDVGKKNTLAVKEQLKKNNIRIIAEDTGGNRARSIEFNLDTGEVMVKKVGGGEKVEIFKY, from the coding sequence ATGAAAAAAATAATTGGAATTGGTGAATATGCCTCATCAAAAAGTCCTGATATATTAATAACTTTAGGTTTAGGATCATGTGTTGGTGTCTGTATATGGGATAAAAATAAAAAAGTTGGAGGATTGATCCATGTAATGTTACCTAACTCTCCAAATGGAAATGTTCCAAAGCCGGGTAAATATGCTGATTTAGGTATTCCATTATTAATTGAAGATTTAAAGAAATTAGGTGGTTCAAATTTTACTGCAAAAATATTTGGTGGAGCTGCTATGTTTAAAGGATCCTCAATGGATGTGGGTAAAAAGAACACTCTTGCTGTAAAAGAGCAATTAAAAAAGAATAATATTAGAATAATTGCTGAAGATACTGGAGGAAATAGAGCTAGGAGTATTGAATTTAATCTTGATACTGGTGAGGTAATGGTGAAAAAGGTAGGCGGTGGTGAAAAAGTTGAAATTTTCAAATATTGA
- a CDS encoding chemotaxis protein CheC, producing MNNENFEFFMSAFKEITNIGMGNAVSSLSMMLNKKVDISVPNLDVIKLSDIFLNMEEPDEIYACSYVKMEGDLDSSLIFLIEKDSVKRLIKESVGIDIKNIVELDEMSSSMIGELGNIMFGSYTSAISQFLNINLQVTPPQVAVDTFASLIAESIVMSITFEDEVILTETEIQVEDWENVIKGKIVFLMNEENRNKLFEYVKKVFYGG from the coding sequence ATGAATAACGAAAATTTTGAATTTTTCATGTCAGCTTTTAAAGAAATTACTAATATTGGGATGGGAAATGCTGTTAGCTCTCTATCAATGATGCTAAATAAAAAAGTTGATATATCAGTTCCTAACCTAGATGTAATAAAACTTTCCGATATATTTTTAAATATGGAAGAACCTGATGAAATATACGCATGTTCTTATGTTAAAATGGAAGGAGATTTAGATTCTTCACTGATTTTTTTAATTGAAAAAGATTCAGTAAAAAGATTAATAAAAGAAAGCGTTGGTATTGACATAAAAAATATAGTTGAACTTGACGAAATGTCCTCGTCAATGATAGGAGAATTAGGAAATATTATGTTTGGTTCATATACAAGTGCTATCTCTCAATTTTTAAATATAAATTTACAGGTTACCCCCCCACAAGTTGCTGTGGATACATTCGCTTCTTTAATTGCAGAATCTATTGTTATGAGTATTACTTTTGAAGATGAAGTTATATTAACAGAAACAGAAATTCAAGTTGAAGACTGGGAAAACGTTATAAAAGGAAAAATTGTTTTTCTAATGAATGAAGAAAATAGAAACAAATTGTTCGAATATGTCAAAAAAGTGTTTTATGGGGGTTAA
- the flhF gene encoding flagellar biosynthesis protein FlhF codes for MKIKKYIVTTIPEAMEKIRTELGENAYILDTKRINKGGFLGIGGKKYIEVTAVLDDNPENVVKNIKKPSGPGFSNNTQGRINEIREMVERNKKLDERIKRMKNIDDYEERYAPGKDKLELTARNEILKLIEEQREISKLIDEDAEKFYNKEKNEFKNLDYRKVTYNKYPPKNNNLNSNASIYNNRISNTQNNTLNNVKSSQNELIEIKNLIEKLSKRVILNGANPLISELIESLKKQDLSDSIIEDILNNIPTDLNKENWKSDERFKNLLFDMFKNNFKVEVPNIHGTIMLIGPTGVGKTTTLAKIAALNKLNSSKNVAIATIDLYRIAATEQLKTYAEIMDIPASVCYTPTELKTTVESLKNYDILLIDTAGRSHKDDIQIGELKMYIDSVKPDFIFLVVSANMRLRDMIDVYNRFSVCNPTHLIITKLDETSSYGQIPSLIRETKLPISYITTGQNVPNDIEIPNSQKIFNLFYEELTL; via the coding sequence ATGAAAATAAAAAAATATATTGTTACTACTATTCCTGAAGCAATGGAAAAAATTAGAACAGAACTAGGAGAAAATGCATATATATTAGATACAAAAAGGATAAATAAAGGGGGATTTTTGGGAATTGGTGGCAAAAAGTATATAGAAGTTACCGCCGTTCTTGATGATAATCCGGAAAATGTGGTAAAAAATATTAAGAAACCTTCTGGACCTGGTTTTTCTAATAATACTCAGGGTAGAATCAATGAAATTAGAGAGATGGTTGAAAGAAATAAAAAATTAGATGAAAGAATAAAAAGAATGAAAAATATAGACGATTATGAAGAACGATATGCACCAGGAAAAGATAAATTAGAACTCACCGCCAGAAATGAAATCTTAAAATTAATTGAAGAGCAACGTGAAATTTCTAAACTTATCGATGAAGATGCTGAAAAATTCTATAATAAAGAAAAAAATGAATTCAAAAATCTGGATTATAGAAAAGTTACTTATAACAAATATCCCCCAAAAAATAACAACTTAAATTCTAATGCATCTATATATAATAATCGCATATCAAATACACAAAATAATACATTAAATAATGTAAAGAGTTCTCAAAATGAATTAATAGAAATTAAAAATTTAATAGAAAAGCTTTCCAAACGAGTTATCTTAAATGGGGCTAATCCATTAATATCAGAACTAATTGAATCTTTAAAGAAACAAGATCTCTCTGATAGTATAATAGAAGATATATTAAACAATATTCCAACTGATTTAAATAAGGAAAATTGGAAATCTGATGAAAGATTTAAAAATCTATTATTTGACATGTTTAAGAACAATTTCAAAGTTGAGGTTCCTAATATTCACGGAACAATAATGCTTATTGGACCAACTGGAGTTGGTAAAACTACTACATTGGCAAAAATTGCTGCATTAAATAAATTAAATAGCAGCAAAAATGTTGCAATTGCCACTATTGATCTTTACAGAATCGCCGCAACAGAACAATTAAAAACATATGCAGAAATAATGGATATTCCTGCCTCAGTTTGTTATACGCCAACTGAATTAAAAACTACAGTAGAATCTCTTAAAAACTATGACATATTGTTAATAGATACAGCTGGAAGAAGCCATAAAGATGATATTCAGATTGGGGAATTAAAAATGTATATTGATTCTGTAAAACCAGATTTTATATTTTTAGTTGTGTCGGCAAATATGAGACTTAGAGATATGATAGATGTATACAATAGATTTTCCGTTTGTAATCCAACACATTTGATAATAACCAAATTAGATGAAACATCATCTTATGGTCAAATTCCTTCTTTAATAAGAGAAACAAAGTTACCTATAAGCTATATTACTACAGGTCAAAATGTTCCAAATGATATTGAAATCCCAAATTCGCAAAAAATATTTAACCTCTTTTATGAGGAGTTGACATTATGA
- the flhB gene encoding flagellar biosynthesis protein FlhB — translation MDKFYNEFDFKINLQLFADPSKTEEPTPRRLQQAREEGNVPVSKELLTAFSFLGVAAVFYVLSKYLFVDLKSAFMRYLTLDTSFLDENALMTLILQQRNLFTLISIFLFSSAIISLVLGMLQTKFLFSPKAMKFDLGKLNPIKGFQRIFSMKTLFELLKSLIKLVLVGYIAFSIVKSRWNGIISLPYTNISSAISFLYSIIIEIFFKLGMLMLLLGLFDFWYQKKEYKKNLRMTKQEVKQEMKDIEGDPQIKAARMRRLRQIINQNMMKEVPKATVVVTNPTHYAVAIKYDELENDVPIVVAKGYDKIAFRIKEIARENHVPVLRNPPVARQLYERVDINEEIPEDMYEIVAKIIASVLKVTR, via the coding sequence ATGGATAAATTCTATAATGAATTTGATTTTAAAATAAATCTTCAGCTTTTTGCTGACCCAAGTAAAACAGAGGAGCCAACCCCAAGGCGGCTACAACAAGCAAGAGAGGAAGGAAATGTTCCTGTTTCAAAGGAACTATTAACAGCATTTTCATTTTTGGGTGTTGCTGCTGTCTTTTATGTTCTTTCAAAATATTTATTTGTTGATTTAAAAAGTGCTTTTATGAGATATTTAACTCTTGATACCAGCTTTTTAGATGAAAATGCATTAATGACATTAATTTTGCAACAGAGAAATCTCTTTACCTTAATATCTATTTTTTTGTTTTCTTCTGCTATTATTAGCCTTGTTTTAGGAATGTTACAAACAAAATTTTTATTCTCACCTAAAGCTATGAAATTTGATTTAGGAAAGCTCAATCCAATAAAGGGATTTCAAAGAATATTTTCTATGAAAACTCTTTTTGAGCTTTTAAAATCTCTGATAAAATTAGTGTTAGTTGGATATATTGCTTTTAGTATTGTAAAATCTCGATGGAATGGCATCATTTCCCTACCATATACAAATATTTCATCAGCTATATCCTTTTTATATTCAATAATTATAGAAATATTTTTTAAGCTTGGGATGTTAATGTTATTATTAGGACTTTTTGATTTTTGGTATCAAAAAAAAGAATATAAAAAGAATTTAAGAATGACCAAGCAGGAAGTTAAGCAGGAAATGAAAGATATTGAGGGAGATCCACAGATAAAAGCAGCAAGAATGCGTAGGTTAAGACAAATTATCAATCAAAATATGATGAAAGAAGTTCCAAAAGCAACCGTTGTTGTTACAAATCCAACACATTATGCTGTTGCTATAAAATATGATGAATTGGAAAATGATGTTCCTATTGTTGTAGCAAAAGGATATGATAAAATTGCTTTTAGAATAAAAGAAATAGCAAGAGAAAATCACGTCCCTGTGCTTAGAAATCCGCCTGTCGCAAGACAATTATATGAAAGAGTTGACATAAACGAAGAAATACCAGAAGATATGTATGAAATTGTCGCAAAAATTATTGCTTCTGTTTTAAAAGTTACGAGGTGA
- the flhA gene encoding flagellar biosynthesis protein FlhA, translated as MGEFTNKFFKQLDLIVPLLIVSVVILMVIPIPPFLLDFLQMANISLAIILLLVTMYIKNALEISAFPTLLLVTTLFRLSLNVSSTRLILLQGKNFQGKVIRAFGDFVVGGNYVVGIVIFLILVIIQFVVITRGAERIAEVAARFTLDAMPGKQMSIDADLSAGIITEEEARQKREDIRREADFYGAMDGASKFVRGDAIAGIIITLINILGGLIIGVLQQGLDIGEAAQLYTLFTVGDGLVAQIPALLISTATGIVVSRAASKENLGKDLLKELSSEKRVLYMTGGVILTLGLVTPLPIMPALLLGGGMLTLAYLTTKGYLQKMIPATGPKEGFETPTSAPEEGISGGAKAPSGPPLTSAEEVSEIIQSDVLEIDIGYGLIPLADPGQGGDLLERITMVRKQIAYELGIVISPIRVRDSVLLSANEYIIKLKGVEVGRFELFPEKLLAINSGMASEEIPGIHTKEPSFNLDAYWIDESQKEEVVNLGYTVVDSPSVFATHLSEVIKKYAHEILGSKETEMLIEGLRIKEPSLVEELTPLIFKTFEIRNVLKELLYERISIRNLPVIFEKLMELGSNEVKDIVSLVEGVRSALARQICESMKSGDGILHLIILDKNTENTLNNYTIEYGGNYTLALSPQLSQKLLDNISQALESQMMKGYNPVILCSSPLRFYFSRWLLSNIPNVNVISYNEIIQEIPISADGNISV; from the coding sequence ATGGGAGAATTTACAAATAAATTTTTCAAACAACTAGATCTAATAGTACCTTTATTAATAGTTAGTGTTGTTATATTAATGGTTATCCCTATTCCACCATTTCTTTTAGATTTTTTACAAATGGCTAATATTTCATTAGCAATTATTTTGTTGCTGGTTACAATGTATATAAAAAATGCTCTTGAAATTTCTGCATTTCCAACATTATTACTGGTAACTACTTTATTTAGACTATCATTAAATGTATCTTCAACAAGATTAATCCTTTTACAAGGAAAGAATTTTCAGGGTAAAGTTATAAGGGCATTTGGAGATTTTGTTGTTGGTGGAAATTACGTAGTTGGCATTGTAATTTTCTTGATTCTTGTAATCATTCAGTTTGTAGTAATTACAAGAGGTGCCGAAAGAATTGCAGAAGTTGCAGCAAGGTTTACTCTTGATGCTATGCCTGGAAAACAAATGAGTATCGATGCAGATTTAAGTGCCGGGATTATTACAGAAGAAGAAGCAAGACAAAAACGTGAAGATATTAGACGTGAAGCTGATTTTTACGGAGCTATGGATGGTGCCTCTAAATTTGTTAGAGGAGATGCTATAGCAGGTATTATTATAACCCTTATAAACATATTAGGTGGTTTGATTATTGGTGTATTACAGCAAGGATTAGATATAGGGGAAGCTGCTCAATTATACACTTTGTTTACTGTCGGAGATGGATTAGTAGCTCAAATACCCGCTTTATTAATTTCAACTGCAACTGGTATTGTTGTATCAAGGGCTGCATCTAAAGAAAATTTAGGAAAAGATTTACTCAAAGAACTTTCATCAGAAAAGAGAGTCTTATATATGACCGGCGGAGTAATATTAACCCTCGGATTAGTTACACCTTTACCTATAATGCCAGCATTATTATTGGGGGGAGGAATGCTAACTTTAGCTTATTTAACAACTAAAGGATATTTACAAAAAATGATCCCTGCGACAGGTCCAAAAGAAGGTTTTGAAACACCAACTTCAGCACCAGAAGAAGGAATTAGTGGCGGAGCGAAAGCTCCTTCTGGTCCTCCTTTAACATCTGCTGAAGAAGTCTCAGAAATAATACAGAGCGATGTTTTAGAAATTGATATTGGATATGGTTTAATTCCCTTAGCAGATCCAGGTCAAGGTGGAGATTTACTTGAAAGAATTACAATGGTTAGAAAACAAATTGCTTACGAACTCGGAATTGTAATAAGCCCTATAAGGGTAAGAGATAGTGTCCTTTTAAGTGCAAATGAGTATATAATTAAATTAAAAGGTGTAGAAGTTGGAAGATTTGAATTATTTCCTGAAAAATTGTTAGCAATAAATTCTGGAATGGCTTCTGAAGAAATACCAGGAATTCATACAAAAGAACCTTCGTTTAATTTAGATGCCTATTGGATTGACGAATCCCAAAAAGAAGAAGTTGTTAATCTTGGTTACACTGTAGTTGATTCTCCGAGTGTTTTTGCAACTCATTTATCTGAAGTAATCAAAAAATATGCTCATGAAATACTTGGTTCTAAAGAAACTGAAATGCTCATAGAAGGTTTAAGGATAAAAGAACCATCATTAGTTGAAGAATTAACTCCTTTAATTTTCAAAACTTTTGAAATACGTAATGTATTAAAAGAATTATTATACGAAAGGATTTCCATAAGAAATTTGCCTGTTATTTTTGAAAAATTAATGGAACTTGGTAGTAATGAAGTTAAAGATATAGTGTCTCTTGTTGAAGGAGTGAGAAGCGCTCTTGCCAGACAAATATGTGAATCAATGAAATCTGGTGATGGTATTTTACATTTAATCATCTTAGATAAAAATACTGAAAATACATTAAATAATTATACTATTGAATATGGTGGAAATTATACTTTAGCTTTATCTCCTCAACTTTCTCAAAAATTACTTGATAATATAAGTCAGGCGTTAGAATCTCAAATGATGAAGGGTTATAATCCTGTAATATTATGTAGTTCACCTTTAAGATTCTATTTTTCAAGATGGTTATTATCAAATATTCCAAATGTTAATGTGATTTCATATAATGAGATTATTCAAGAGATTCCTATTTCTGCAGACGGAAATATAAGTGTTTAG
- a CDS encoding MinD/ParA family ATP-binding protein, whose product MSIIKDQAENLRKTFSKNRTKIILVTGGKGGVGKSIVAVNTAVNLAKMNKKVLIFDTDAGFANASILLGVSPTVSIKDYFDKKLTLEECIIKTPYGIKLLSTGMDIKDWISFQKNFTRKAIEEFFNIAKEHDYVIIDVSAGYNENLKPFYIAADNILLVTTPEPTAIVNAYTVVKALSILEVDGVVDVVINMIRKRSEANTAEQVLRKTIKEYLFKDIRNVFYINFDHLVHDSVKSQTPISSFKPSSHVANDLMIIAEKIENTTSEHERKNSDNLLKKLLLLFGFYNR is encoded by the coding sequence ATGAGTATAATAAAAGATCAAGCTGAAAATTTAAGAAAAACTTTTTCAAAAAATAGAACAAAAATAATTCTTGTTACCGGAGGCAAAGGTGGTGTGGGAAAATCAATTGTAGCCGTTAATACCGCTGTAAATCTTGCAAAAATGAATAAAAAAGTTTTGATTTTTGATACGGATGCTGGATTTGCAAATGCATCCATTTTGCTTGGAGTTTCTCCAACAGTTAGTATAAAAGATTATTTTGATAAAAAATTAACTCTAGAAGAGTGTATTATAAAAACCCCTTACGGAATAAAATTATTAAGTACAGGTATGGATATAAAAGATTGGATATCTTTTCAAAAAAATTTTACCCGAAAAGCTATTGAAGAATTTTTTAATATTGCAAAAGAGCATGATTATGTTATTATAGATGTCAGTGCAGGATATAATGAAAATTTAAAACCTTTTTATATTGCTGCTGATAATATTCTATTGGTAACTACTCCAGAACCTACTGCTATAGTAAATGCTTATACTGTTGTAAAAGCACTATCAATTTTAGAAGTTGATGGCGTAGTAGATGTTGTAATAAATATGATAAGAAAAAGGTCAGAAGCTAATACTGCTGAACAGGTTCTAAGAAAAACAATAAAAGAATATTTATTTAAAGATATTAGAAATGTTTTTTATATAAATTTCGATCATCTGGTGCATGATAGTGTAAAATCACAAACTCCAATATCAAGCTTTAAACCATCATCACATGTTGCTAATGATTTGATGATAATTGCAGAAAAAATCGAAAATACCACATCAGAACATGAACGAAAGAACAGTGACAATTTATTAAAAAAATTACTTTTACTATTTGGATTTTACAATAGGTGA